A stretch of DNA from Deinococcus multiflagellatus:
ATTGCCGCCCTCGCCCCCATCAGCGGCGCACACATCAACCCAGCCGCTACGTTTGCGCTGACGCTGGCTGGAAAGTTCCCGAAGGCGCGTGTGGTGCCCTACGTGGCCGCTCAGTTGATCGGGGCGACTCTGGCGGCCTTTGTCCTGCTCGCTCTGTTCGGCATGAAGGGCAATCTGGGCGTCACCGTGCCGGCTGGCAGCGTTATGCAGGCGTTCGTTCTGGAACTGATCCTGACCTTCTTCCTCCTCCTGGTCGCCCTGCGGTCGGGATTGCCTTGGGTTGTGGGCGGTGTAGTGGCCCTGGAAGCCGCCATGGGCGGCCCCATCACGGGCGCAAGCATGAACCCGGCCCGCTCCTTTGGTCCGGCCTTGGCCAGCGGCATCTGGACGGCCCACTGGCTGTACTGGGTTGCCCCTTTGCTTGGTGCGGCGCTTGCGGTCGCGGCCAACCACCTCCTGGCCCCCACTGAACCAGTCGAAACCCAGCCCCGCAGGGCCCAGGAATTTGTTCCTGAAGGAGAAACTGCATGACCGACGCTCCCCGCCCCATCCGTGTGCTCTTCCTCTGCACCGGCAACACCGCCCGGTCCCAGATGGCCCAGGTGCTGCTTGAACACCACGGGGGGGACAGGTTTCAGGTCACCTCTGCTGGCCTGGAACCAGGTGAGGTGAATCCCCTCACGGTGCAGGTCCTCAAAGAGCAGGGCTTCCCAACGGAGCACCTCCAGGCCAAGGGTGTGCGGCCCTTGATCGCGGAGCACTTCACCTACGTGATCACCGTCTGTGACCGTGCAGAAGCAAATTGCCCCAGCTTCCCGAATGCGACCTACCGATTGTCGTGGTCGTTCGATGATCCAGCTGCGGCCACAGGTACTGAAGACGAGCGCCTGCAGGTGTTCCGCCGCGTGCGGGATGAGATTGACGCCCGCGTGCAGGCCTGGGTCGCGGAGCGCGCATGAAGATTGCGGTCTATGGAGACGTACATGGCAACCGTTTCGCTCTGGAGGCGGTCGTTGAAGACATCAAGGCCCACCAACCGGACGCCTGGGTCAATCTGGGGGACCAGCTCTTTGGTGGTGCCGACCCCGCTGGGGCGTGGCAGCTTCAACAACAGCTCAAAGCCGAGTACGGCGTCCTGGAAGTGCGGGGGAATACCGATGAGCGCCTGGGGCAGCCGCTCACCGAGACCACCGAAAAGCGCGAGATGCTGGCCTGGCTCCATGAGCAGCTCCCCGAGGGTGCTGGAGCGTACGTGGCTGGCCTGCCCACCTCCGTCTCCTTGGCCGACGGTCAAGTCCTGGCCGCCCACGGGACCCCAGACTCCGCCTGGACCTACCTGCTGCGCGATGGCAACGCCTGGGCACATGACGACTTGGTGCAGGAACGGCTGAGCAACCCCGGGAACGCCCGTGTCGTCATCGTGGGCCACTCCCACCTGGAACACCTTCGCCAGATAGGTGCCTTGACCGTGGTGAACGCGGGTGCGGTCTCCCGGCAGAAAGACGGCTCGCCCCTCGCCCGCTGGGTGCTGCTGGAGGGTGAAGGGGGCGCATGGAACGTCACCTTCCGGCGTGTGCCCTACAACATTGAGGCGGCGGCTCAATGGGCCGACCAACACGCCTATCACGGCACAAAAGAAGCCACGCAGCTCCGGACTGGAAAGGACTCAAAATGACCCAGCACTACGACGTGGTGATCGTCGGCGGCGGCCCCGCCGGCCTGACCGCTGCGATTTACACCGGCCGCGCCAGCCTGAAGACCCTGATTCTGGAAAAGGGCCTGCCCGGCGGCCAGATTGCTCAGACAGAAGAAGTCGAGAACTACCCCGGTTTCCCCGAGCCCATCAGCGGCATGGAACTGGCGGGCCGCATGCAGCAGCAGGCCGAGAAATTCGGCGGCGTGATCGAAATGGACGAGGTGCAGGCCATCGTGCGCGACGAGCAGGACCACGAGTACCCGTTCACGGTGACGGGCTACGGCGGCACCTACCGCGCCAAGGCCGTGATTCTGGCCACCGGGGCCAACCCCAAGCGCCTGAACGTGCCCGGCGAGGAGCACTTCTGGGGCAAGGGCGTCAGCACCTGCGCCACCTGCGACGGTTTCTTTTACCGGGGCAAGAAGGTGGTCGTGGTGGGCGGCGGCGACGCCGCCGTGGAAGAGGGCCTGTTCCTGACCAAGTTTGCTGACGAGGTGACCCTGATTCACCGCCGCGATACCCTGCGCGCCAACAAGGTGGCCCAGGCCCGGGCGTTTTCCAATCCCAAGATGAAGTTCATCTGGGACACGGCGGT
This window harbors:
- a CDS encoding MIP/aquaporin family protein; protein product: MTVPLSRAVTAEGLGTFALVFFGPGAAVVQAQTGALGHLGVAVVFGLTVTAVIAALAPISGAHINPAATFALTLAGKFPKARVVPYVAAQLIGATLAAFVLLALFGMKGNLGVTVPAGSVMQAFVLELILTFFLLLVALRSGLPWVVGGVVALEAAMGGPITGASMNPARSFGPALASGIWTAHWLYWVAPLLGAALAVAANHLLAPTEPVETQPRRAQEFVPEGETA
- a CDS encoding arsenate reductase ArsC — translated: MTDAPRPIRVLFLCTGNTARSQMAQVLLEHHGGDRFQVTSAGLEPGEVNPLTVQVLKEQGFPTEHLQAKGVRPLIAEHFTYVITVCDRAEANCPSFPNATYRLSWSFDDPAAATGTEDERLQVFRRVRDEIDARVQAWVAERA
- a CDS encoding metallophosphoesterase family protein, which codes for MKIAVYGDVHGNRFALEAVVEDIKAHQPDAWVNLGDQLFGGADPAGAWQLQQQLKAEYGVLEVRGNTDERLGQPLTETTEKREMLAWLHEQLPEGAGAYVAGLPTSVSLADGQVLAAHGTPDSAWTYLLRDGNAWAHDDLVQERLSNPGNARVVIVGHSHLEHLRQIGALTVVNAGAVSRQKDGSPLARWVLLEGEGGAWNVTFRRVPYNIEAAAQWADQHAYHGTKEATQLRTGKDSK
- the trxB gene encoding thioredoxin-disulfide reductase, encoding MTQHYDVVIVGGGPAGLTAAIYTGRASLKTLILEKGLPGGQIAQTEEVENYPGFPEPISGMELAGRMQQQAEKFGGVIEMDEVQAIVRDEQDHEYPFTVTGYGGTYRAKAVILATGANPKRLNVPGEEHFWGKGVSTCATCDGFFYRGKKVVVVGGGDAAVEEGLFLTKFADEVTLIHRRDTLRANKVAQARAFSNPKMKFIWDTAVEEIEGDDTVTGVHLKNLKTGEVTDMATDGVFIFIGHVPNTDFVKDTVKLRPDGYVDVTDEIYTSVPMLFAAGDVSDYIYRQLGTSVGAGTRAAMSAERALAALEVEAETAAD